In Styela clava chromosome 6, kaStyClav1.hap1.2, whole genome shotgun sequence, the genomic window TGTAAGTAAAATTCATTTCCACAGAACCGTGACATCTTTACAAAACACTTTAAAACTGAACTCCGACTATGTACTGTTGGTTTGACGCAAACGCATTTCTTGCTCCTACAATgactaaatttttttatcaagtcGCTTACTGTATCTAACGCAGGACTTGCGAGTGATTGTAGAACGTCACTTGCAATGCCCTGGGGGTGCCACGTAAATATCGGTGCTCATTAAATTACCTTGATATTTGATAACATATTGTGAATTAACAGTATGTTAAAACTGAACACAGGTTTATAGATATTATGGAATGAATGCAATATTAccgttatatatatttatttatatgtaataCACGCATCCTAAATTTGTCTTCAAAACCAACAGTATATATTCCTCAAGCTGGTGCTCTAAAGTTCATGTTGTCCGTTTAACCAACCTTACAATGTACATGAGTATATAGAATTGTATTGTAGCTGTTGGTGGAAAAACGTTTCCTGTATTTATACAGATTCACTTGGCAAGGAGTACCCTAATCTTTATTCATTTTCTGACCATACTCAACAGCAATTAATCATGGTCATTGTTCCAGCTGAAGTAATTACTAGCGATAATTGATTAGGTGTTTTAAAAGAGCAGATAAAATAACCACTTGCAGGTTTTCAACTGACATATTTTAATATGAGCATTTTCTTTGGATGAATGCGAAGATACCCTTTCCCAAGTTAGCATTAAGACGTAGAATAATTTCTTGGTAACAGATAAAGTGGAAAATTATTGCAccagatatataaatataggcTTCTTGAATCCCAAAATTGGGTCTTTCATTTGCTACTTCTCGCCTATCAAAAGTCGAATAGGATCTGTAATTTTCACTGTTGTTCATGACCGGTAAGTACAAGCAGACAACGATTGTTTGACATGTCAGCTGATTTATTCCTGAACACGTCGAATCTAccattttgaaaacatttacaTAATAAACTTGAACTACGTAGTGTGGAAATGGAACTTTTATGACATGAATACTATAAATTGACAATATTATATGAAACCTTcaatctaaaatatatattatgaaaatgatTGCAGGTCAGATAAAAATTGGCGCCTGTACACGGGGGACCTATAGAGGGCGTGAAGAATAGGGAAAAAAATAAACAGGAAAACTAAGATAAATATTCTTACCACAATAGAGAAACTTTTATGAATGCATTTTATACCCAGATAAAAATTTCGTGATTTGTGTAATCAATTTAAGATGAACGATTCtaaatatttggtattttgCATTAGTCGATAAGTCGAAACTACATTGCGTTATCAAATCCCTCCGAATCAATATTCCCTTCTTACAATATAAACCTGGATTTCAATCAGAAACACGATTAAActtcttttttaaaatatgcCAAGATTTCTATTTTAATTCTAACTAAAACCGCTTTCACTTACAAAtacaaaagttgaaaaaaatgagTAAATTCTGAGTTTTGTTGTATAAAAATTTATGCTTCTTCTGGTGGACTTGTGGGAGCCTTCCCATTCGTAGCCTCTGCATTTCCATCGCTTGACGAAGAAGGTTGCACGGGAGATTTTTTACACTAAATCAATAAGTCAATATGATTATAGGATGATTGCGGGCAAACCTAAAACGGTGTTAGGTATTGCAATTCTGCAATATTGAGCATAGAATAAGCGgtttattgtttattaacaTAGACATCTGCGATAATACAAACAATTCAAGGCGCAGAATTACACCATTTTTTCGTTAAAgcaatattgataaataatttgCAATGACCCATTTTTATTCACTGATTCATGCCTTCACTAGAAGTAAGACTGTAGAGAAGTAGCCAATAAAATATGTCTCTGGAGTCAAAGAGCACTTTCGTTCGACCCCGGACTTTAAAGAATTTATTCTTGATTTGAGGAAAATTTAAAATCcgaattcaaaaaatttaggaTTGGACTCCAGAATAACAACAttatagataaaaaaaagtcagGAGTGTACCGCCTAGgattgttttttgtttctggTTGATATTCTGGATTATAGGTATGATTATAGAAGACTGTGGGTGCGATAATCAGGTCAATACGACGAGTCCATCATAGCTTTTTCAAATTACTATTTCAGCAATAAAATACTTATATGTATTTgttgaatgaaaaaaagtatATCTTGCGATGGAAATTGGGATTCCTGAACAAataattttagataaaaaaagttttattagcttacCGAAGATAAAACCATTTTCAATATTGTTCCCATCAATCCTAGCATGGCCGCACCCGCGCATGCACCTGCTATTGCCCTTTCTAATGTTGACCATTCATCAAATACAGACGTAGGACAATCGCTTCCGGTTTTATAAAGTTGAAATGATCCGTCTAATTCAGGAACTGAAACGCACAGATATTACATAACTGCACCAATAGTGAAATAACCAAAAATTACTATTAGTTTTGAACAATAGCCGTAACATATTATGGATAAGAGAGTAAATGAAGTACATTGCCTGGTTTTGAGTCAGAATCTAGAACTTTTTACCTGTCATATTATTTAAACAGTATGTACAATATGGAAATTCATTATAGACTCATATTAATAGTGGAGTAAGAAAAACTAGCAAGTTTCATTTTGGTATCATGTGGCCTATTATACAAAACGAATAATGCTATTTATTCCTTCATATAATGATTAAGATCTTCCATTTTCGAGTATACTCACTCTTTGGCAAATAAAAACAGACATATAACGTTGCATTGTCCACTACTTCATCTGGGCCTGTCACGACCTCGGGACATTCAGACGCAGCGCACCTATGATGTATAGAGTAAAATGAATGCGTAAATTTTGGGCTATAAACTAATTTCGATTGCACAAACTCTTATTTTGACGTTAAAGGACCTTGAATAGTAAGAAACCTCCACAAACAATTATGGCCATTAGGACTAAAGCAGAATTTCGATACTGGTATGCAGACAAttacaatttattacacttcAAAATATAATGAGTTTACTCCGACCAATAGCGCTTCGATCTAATTATCATAACATGACTTAGGGACGTGTGAGTTAAAATGGTTAGGCTTAATTACCAATTTCCCTGATCGAATCAGTACAAGTGGGATGATCTCTGTAACATTGTAAAAATTCATACCCTATTCTCGTTGTTTCACTGTATGCCATTTGAGCAAACCGCATACAAAATTCGCTGCAAGTCCCGTTTTCATATGTGAAAAAACTTCTTTCGTTTAAAAAATTCATAACAGCAGAATAATGGAAGTCATCTGACCACGCTGCCGATGCCAACAGGAAACTCTAAAATAATTAGGAAATGCTTGTTTGGACAAactattttcaataattaaatAGCTGTGATCGCAAAACGTTTTTGCTTACATTGAAGCAATCAGAGACAAAACTTTATTGAAACTGTTTGTGTGAACTAGAGGCTGAAACCAGCTATGATGTCACAATTTTGTGATGACAAAGTTTcttgttgaattttattttggcATTAACAATTGGGTCTAAAAGAATACAGAATACTAAAGTATCAATTCATTTTCGTTTCAGATTATCCAATTCAAATAGGCACTAGCTATCACACAGTCAATTTAACAGCattacattacaaaaatatgattttttaaaCTGAATTACCTGACCGGCTTCTGTCCACAAATCGGTCCTCGTGTCCTCTTTATACTTATAAATACAATTCCTAGAATAATTTGCAGCGTATTTGGCAAGATCCTCATCCCAAGTGATATCTTTTATGTTACAAGCAGGAGGAGTCATATTTTGAGATCGGAATTTATTATGAGAATAGATAGCAGCCTCGCGGTCCTTCTGTAtatgaacaaattttttattaagagTTAGAAAAATCGTGACTGTTGCGTGGGTCATATTTTGTCATTATCAACGCGTACTACGTCTATATCTAAATTGTGTGTGATTTCTAAACATAATTAATTCCTCTTAAGAATAACGCTGCCTCTAATAAATATTTAGAACAGCACGcgtaaaaaatgatttttttatatattatattatcttTTCTATTatgtgattttatttatttcttgcGCACTTCAAACTTAGTAAAACATTCACAA contains:
- the LOC120331616 gene encoding GLIPR1-like protein 1 codes for the protein MTNSCRRIIIILTFCIRLLQIMGQMEVEKGKSIDFTEKDREAAIYSHNKFRSQNMTPPACNIKDITWDEDLAKYAANYSRNCIYKYKEDTRTDLWTEAGQSFLLASAAWSDDFHYSAVMNFLNERSFFTYENGTCSEFCMRFAQMAYSETTRIGCAASECPEVVTGPDEVVDNATLYVCFYLPKIPELDGSFQLYKTGSDCPTSVFDEWSTLERAIAGACAGAAMLGLMGTILKMVLSSCKKSPVQPSSSSDGNAEATNGKAPTSPPEEA